The nucleotide window TTTTAAGGGTTCCATGGACAAAAGAATCGGTTTCAAATGCTGCTTTTTTGCCCATTCGTTGATGGGTTTCACAAGCGTTAAAAGTCGCTCCAACGAAAAACCCGGCCATTTTCTAAACGACAATAAAAGCAGCTCTTGTCGTGCCACTTTAGGGGAAGCTTGCAGGTAGGACAAAGCAAAATCCGTGCCCACAGTAGCCGACAAACCCCATCTTTGAGGCCACTTGAGCGAAGTTTCATCTCGAAGATGAATAGCGCGAGCCCCCTGAAAAGCCTTTCGAGTCCACCAGCGAGCCCAAGGAGTTTTAAGCGGCCCCACACTTTGTCCCAAAATCACATAAGGAATTTTAAGTTTTTGCAAGATTTTAGCCTGACGATACCAAATGTAAGGTGCTTTCCAGGACTCCGCATCCGTAAAAAGCCCTCCCCCTCCAAAAAGAGCCAAATCATGCCCTGCCCACTGTTTTTCTAGAGCAGCAGCCTTGAAACGACTCCGAAACCCAGCCGGAGCAAAAGGGATTTTCTTCAAATTCCTATACAAATCCGTACTGCTGCGCAAACCCCCATGAGTGACCGTGAGCCCCCCTTTGAACTTTAAAGCCTCCAAATCCATCAAAATACCCCCTAAA belongs to Candidatus Peregrinibacteria bacterium and includes:
- a CDS encoding polysaccharide pyruvyl transferase family protein, yielding MSARKLLIIGNYGAGNLGDDAILGGILMDLEALKFKGGLTVTHGGLRSSTDLYRNLKKIPFAPAGFRSRFKAAALEKQWAGHDLALFGGGGLFTDAESWKAPYIWYRQAKILQKLKIPYVILGQSVGPLKTPWARWWTRKAFQGARAIHLRDETSLKWPQRWGLSATVGTDFALSYLQASPKVARQELLLLSFRKWPGFSLERLLTLVKPINEWAKKQHLKPILLSMEPLKEREFLQAFPWETYYPSSAREAFLAFQKAKFAVTFRLHAGIFSLMASTPFLALAYSEKVTAFFKALGVDQVILEPLEWEEETLREALKGLSAPAFKAEALIQTNRAFLKQALELL